The window ATTAACAGCTTTAATAAGGCTGCTGCTACATCGATTGAAGTATAATCTTCCTCAATTAATTCTTCAATCATCTTAATCTCTTTAGATAACTTTTCCCCCTCTAAGATATTAAATACATCCTCTAGAAGAAGTTTCATCTTAATCTCTTCTACATCACTAGCTGATGGTACATGCATTCTCTCTATCTTAGTTTTTGTATATTTTTGTATTCTTCTTAGCTTATAAACCTCTTTACCTGATACAAAGGTAAAAGCACGACCTGTTCTACCAGCACGACCTGTTCTACCGATTCTATGAACATAATACTCCTCATCTTGAGGAAGGTCATAATTAAATACTAACTCTATATCATCAATATCAATACCTCTAGCTGCCACATCAGTAGCCACTAAGATTTCTACAGTACCAGCTTTAAATTTACTCATAACTTTATCCCTTTGTGGTTGATTAAGACCACCATGTAACCCATCTACAAAGTAACCACGAGCTTGCAATTGAATTACAAGTTCATCAACTTGTCTTCTAGTATTACAGAAGATTATAGAGAGTTTAGGATTATAAATATCGATTAAGCGTGTCGTAACTTCTAGTTTGTTTCTGTTCTTAACTTCAAAGTATCCTTGTTCTATATTTGGTACAGTTAATTTCTTATGTACCACCTTAACTAGTTGAGGATCCTTTTGATATTTCTTTCTTAAATCTAAGATAGGCTTTGGCATAGTTGCTGAGAAGAATATTGTCTGTCTATCTCCTTCAATACCTTTTAAGATAGTTTCTATATCCTCTCTAAAGCCCATATTCAGCATTTCGTCAGCTTCATCTAAAATAATCATCTTTAAATCATCTAATTTTAAAGTACGGCGTCTCATATGATCCATAACCCGTCCAGGTGTTCCAATTATAATCTGTACACCTTTTTTCAAAGCTTTAATCTGACGATTAATAGACTGCCCGCCATATATCGGTACAATCTTCACCTGTCTTTTATATTTGGCAAGCCTCTTTAACTCTTCAGCTACTTGAATAGCTAATTCTCTTGTAGGACATAAAATAAGTGATTGTACATTCTTATCATTTTCATCAACATTCTCTAAGGCAGGAATTCCAAAAGCAGCAGTCTTACCTGTCCCAGTTTGAGCTTGTCCAATTACATCTCTTCCAGATAATATATGCGGAATAGACTGTGTCTGGATTGGAGTAGCTTCTTCAAACCCCATATCCTCAACTGCTTTTCTTATCTCTTCAGATAAGTTTAACTCATCAAATCTTTTTGTTTCCATATAATTATTACACTTCCTTTTCTGTTAGTCAGCTTCCTTATGATATATAATATGTGCATCTGATAATAAATAATTGTATAAATTCAAACTTTTTAGCAACTACCTTACTCATCATCAAGCTCAATTATCTCAGCTAAATTCATTAAGGAAAACTAAATAGCCAACTACACTATACACTTATACTGCTGACACACACCAAAACTATGTATCAACACATTCAATTTCATAAAATTTCTATAAGAATAATGCTCTATATGTAGCCTTATTATAAAGTCATATAAAATCTCAAACCTACTTTTATTATGAAATCACCTGAAATAAATAGTGTTTATGAATTCTACTGAAGCTATATACCAACTTAAAAACCAACTGTTATTATTTTTAACGTTCTCCTTTATCATAACACAAATATAATTTTTTGCAATTAATTTATAGGTTCACCAGTAAAATCAACTGTTAGTCTATAATATTTGTGATTAATCCCAGTTACGAGTAACGGGTAACGAGTGACCAGTGAAACACTAATCATTATCAAATCTCTTCACTCTTTCTACGAGTCCTGTGACTCTTCGTGAAGGAAAAATTCCCGACCGAATTTTTCCTATCCACTAATTACTATTTATATAGATTATGCTTCTTAATGTACATCTCTACTGTCTCTGGTAATTGATACTTAATGGGTCTACCCTGAATTATTCTCTCTCTGATATCTGTTGAAGAGATTGCTAAACCAGGAATCTCTAAAGGATGTATACTATTAAGATAAGAATCATAAATATCCTGCCCCAGCTCTGACAAACAATAACCAGGTCGTGTAGCAGCAATAAACTCAGCCTCTTGTAATAAATCTTCAGGATCTTTCCAAGTAAATATCTCTAAAATTGCATCAGAACCAGTAATAAAGTAGATTTTAGCCTCAGGATATAGCTTTTTAAACTCTCTTACTGTATCTATTGTGTAAGATAAGCCGACTCTATCAATCTCCATTCTAGATACTCTAAACTTGGGATTACTCATAATAGCCAACATACACATCAGATATCTATCCTCAGCATCGGTAATTCTCTTCTCTACCTTATGTGGGGGATTTCCTGATGGCACAAAGATTACCTCATCCAAATTATATTGATAAGCAGCACATTCTGCTGTCAATAAATGTCCATTATGAATCGGATCGAAGGTACCACCCATGATTCCAATCACTTTCTGTTTCTTCTCCATTACTTCACTCCCAATCTATATCTAAGAATTAATAAAAATCCGTTAAATAAACTTAAATCAGCATAATACAACTATTATCTTATACTAAGATTCAAATATCCTCAAGGGGATAACTTAAATATTTTTAATCGATTTTGGATAAAATTTTAATTAGAGGAGGAAGTAAAATGCTCAAAACTAAGAAAAGAACTTTATCACCTATCGAGCAGGAAGAGAAGCTATTAAAATTTGAAAGTTTGTACTACCAGATGCCAAAACCAGAGTATATTCCCGATAGATTATACCACTTTATCAATGAGGATAACCAAGCAGCACTCACAGAAGCTATAGAGATCATTAAGAGAGAAGGCTTAAAGAATGCTAAAAATCCCAGAGATATAACCAATTTTATCGATGATAAGGTACAAAGACCTTTGGGGATCTACTTTTGGGGTGAGCCTATCAATCAAGATATCCATATAGAAGTAAATATCAATAAATTAAACTTAAATAAATTATATGCTTTTCCCCACTTTATCGCTGATAGCATATTACAATTAAATAAAGATTACTCTGTACCAGAAGAATTTTGGGATAAAGTTAGAGAAATTGCAGTGGCTATCCCTTTTGAAAATTATCAGGGGCAATTCCAAGCTGAATATATCTATACTGCTGATATCCCCACAAAGCTAATAGAGATAAGAAAGAGCAACTGATTAATCAGTTGCTCTTAAAATTCTTCCTCTATAAATAAGTTGTTGAACTTCACTTTAGTTCCCTTAACCCCTAAGATAGATAAGTACTTACTTGTCTGTGTAGAAAAATTAATTTTTCCTAAATCTTGACCATTTAAATCTATATCCAATTTATTCTCTTTAGCTACAAGTTTAATACTCTTAACTGGCAATAAATTATCAATCTCTTTTTTGTATACTTCTTTACCGC of the Orenia metallireducens genome contains:
- the nadD gene encoding nicotinate-nucleotide adenylyltransferase; this translates as MEKKQKVIGIMGGTFDPIHNGHLLTAECAAYQYNLDEVIFVPSGNPPHKVEKRITDAEDRYLMCMLAIMSNPKFRVSRMEIDRVGLSYTIDTVREFKKLYPEAKIYFITGSDAILEIFTWKDPEDLLQEAEFIAATRPGYCLSELGQDIYDSYLNSIHPLEIPGLAISSTDIRERIIQGRPIKYQLPETVEMYIKKHNLYK
- a CDS encoding DEAD/DEAH box helicase; the protein is METKRFDELNLSEEIRKAVEDMGFEEATPIQTQSIPHILSGRDVIGQAQTGTGKTAAFGIPALENVDENDKNVQSLILCPTRELAIQVAEELKRLAKYKRQVKIVPIYGGQSINRQIKALKKGVQIIIGTPGRVMDHMRRRTLKLDDLKMIILDEADEMLNMGFREDIETILKGIEGDRQTIFFSATMPKPILDLRKKYQKDPQLVKVVHKKLTVPNIEQGYFEVKNRNKLEVTTRLIDIYNPKLSIIFCNTRRQVDELVIQLQARGYFVDGLHGGLNQPQRDKVMSKFKAGTVEILVATDVAARGIDIDDIELVFNYDLPQDEEYYVHRIGRTGRAGRTGRAFTFVSGKEVYKLRRIQKYTKTKIERMHVPSASDVEEIKMKLLLEDVFNILEGEKLSKEIKMIEELIEEDYTSIDVAAALLKLLIEKDNNKEEEEIEDFGDTGAEPGMVRLFINIGKKQKISPADILGAIAGETSISGDLVGLIDIFDRFTFVEVPREYASEVISVMKNNTIKGKTIDIEPANPR